From the genome of Planctomycetaceae bacterium:
CGAAACAGAAACCGATCTCTTCGCCGCTGCGCCACTCCGAGGATGCAGCCGCAATCGTTGCTCGAACAACCGTCGCTTCCGAATCAATGCCAGAATCCGCCGGAACCGAACCACTATCAAATCGCCAATCCCAGGGTGACAACCCCTTGCCCCATCGGTAAACTGCTCCGCAGCGGATCCATTATCGTGATGAATCCCGCAAGCCAACAACCGAGCCGCAATCACTCGCAAAGCGGCAACGTACAACGCTCGATCTCTACGCCAGCATCCTGCCGTCGCATAGATCCCAATTCGTTATGTGGCAACACCCAGCACTATAAAGAAGGGACCCCGATCACAATGAGTGAATCCCCGAACGGACTGACCGCTGGATGGAAAATCGCTATCGTTCTCGCGTTACTGATCGCGTTGGCCAATGGAGGCTTATCGGCGCTCTCCCAACGCGAACAGGAGCGTTTCACAAATCACGAAGAACGAATTGACAAGCTTGAGAATGCTGTCCGCGGAAATGATGTTGGGACGGCGCCGCGTGAAGCGAGCATAGAGGCGCGGCTCGATGCACTCGAAAAGCGGATCCAATCCATCGAAACGCAGGGCGAAGGCCCAGAATCGCAATAACAGCGAACAAATCATCCGATCCTGACGCGTCTGAAACTACTCGTAAAAAGTAAATAACAGATCTGTGAACCGGAGTACTCATTCACTCAGCAACTGAAATCAAAGACTTCCGTTCGTGCCCGGTTGCGGCAGTCGTTTGCCGGTAGAGTCCTTACCTGTATTCCGACATCCGGAGAGCGGGTGAATTTGCAGTCCGGACACGTGCTGGCCAACAAGTAATGCTGTGTCCTCGTGGTGCTCCTCTCGGAATGTCGACCGCAGCATGTTCCATCAAATCCGCAGGTCGCGCAGTGGAAGGTCACGGCAACACGTTCGTTAGCGAATCGGTTGACTCACTCAGGGACAATCGCGGACGGCAACGGTAAAGTGCGTGCAACTCTAAAGGAAATATGACCATCGGTGCGAAGAATCGGCGACGCGCCGCGATAGCCGGATCGCCCCACCTCTGCCGGGACATCAAAGGCTCCGCCACGCGACGCGGCGTAGGCGTTGAGGCTGACGACCTGCGATCCGGGTGTTCCCGACATCACCTCGACACCGGGAACATACGGCTGGCCCTGCCAGAGGTCATGACACCATTCCCAGACATTGCCATGCATGTCGTGAAGACCGAACGGGTTCGCCTTTAACGTGCCGACTCGGTGGGGTCGACCATCGGAATTCAGATTGGTCCATTCGAATTCGACAGAATCAGACGCGTTGTCGCCAAACCACCACTCTGAGATGGTTCCTCCACGAGCGGCAAATTCCCATTCCGCCTCTGTCGGCAGGCGATATCCGTCGGCATCCGGGTTCACATGCACAATGGCCCCGACGGATCTTCAACGATCTCGTAAAAGGTTCCAGCCCATCAAGATGGCTGAGACGAATCAGGAAACTGACAGCGTCGATCCACGACACGTTCTCCACAGGGAAGTCGGATGTCTCCAGACCGACGACGTCGTCCTTCCTGGTTCCCGACTGTGCAAACCCGGCGGGATTGCTGTTCATGACCTGTTGAAACTGTGCCTGCGTGACTTCCGTCGTGCCGATGTAGAACGGTGGCGTGATGGCTACCCTGTGCTGATTGAGTTCAAATGACAGAGCGGATAAACACCAATCCGGCAGATCCTTTTTCTCCATGGCCATCATCAGGCTGTCGATCTCTTCCGATGTTTTTCCTCGCACAAAGTCACCGGGCGGAATCAGGCACATCGGAATCCCTGTAGAAGTCGTGGTCCTGACCGGTTTCTCCAGAAATCGAGCCCATGCTTCCTGATACTGCTCTGCCTGAGACCGGTCAAAGGGAACACTGGCGGCGGGTGGATCGGCACCGTTGGACATCTGTTTCGGAGCGTTGAGGTCTGTTGTTCCATCCTGCGCTTGCTGCCTGCGGCCGTTGACGGACTGGCGTCGACCGTATGTGGACCTTCAGGTGATAATTCAGAAACCGATTGGCCCGTCTTCAACGGCCACCAGACCGCCGTTTGCCGCAGCGAGAGTAATTGCCACCAGAAGCACGCCGATGTATGCCAGCCACCGTGCCAAGACGGGTTGCTGAATGGCCGACTTTCGACCTGTTACTGACGGAAGTAGCTGTTCTGCAGGACATTCTCCTGAGCCACCGCCGCAATTCGTCGGCGAAATCGGCTGCGGTGGGGTATCGATCGCTCGGTCTTTTCGACATGGCTCGATTGCAGATGGCCGCCAGGGCCCAATGGAACTTCGGGGCGAGTTCCTGATCGGAATCGGCCTTTGTTCGGCGACTTTCGAGATGATGTTGTGTGGTGATCCGGAAAATGGCCTTTTCCCCGTCAACAATTCTGTACAGGATCACCCCAGGCTGTACTGATCGCTCGCAGGTCCGACTTCCGCATGGTCACCTCGTGCTGTTCCGGAGACATATAGGCCGGTGTCCCCATGACCGAGCCGTCCAGCGTCAGGTTTGACTCATCATCGGTCCGTCTGGCGAGGCCAAAATCTGTCAACTGTGGCTCGCCGCGATCATCGATCAGAATATTGTGTGGCTTGATATCGCGATGAATGATCCCGCGTTCGTGAGCGAAATAGACAGCATCGGCAATCTTCGCAACCCACTCGGCGACTTCTCTCGGCGTGACAGGCCCTTCTTCGATTCGGCCTTGAAGTGTCGACCCGGCAACGAACTCTGATGCCAGAAACAGTTTGTCGCCATCCTGTCCGAAATCGTAGGTCGGCACGATATTCGGATGGGCGCAGTCTTGCAGAAGCGCGCGCTTCCGTCAGGAACCGATGCATTCGCTTTTCATCACCGCACGAAAAAGATGGTATCTTGAGTGCAACAAACCGCTCCAGCTGCGGATCCCAGCGCGGTACACGCGACCAAATCCTCCTCACCGACAAGTTCGAGCACTTCGAACCGACTGACTCTTTCGAGTATGGATCGGGCGCGACGGGCAATGACGACTTGCTGCGGGAACGACCGAGTCGGCGTGTCCGGATGCCGGGTTCGGGGACGGGACGAGGCAGTCGGTTCAACGGACAGAACGTTTTCGACCGATTCCGAATGGCGTGTGGCCGTTCGACGGAATTCACTTCGGAACGGCTCGCGACATGCCGGACATCGAACGATCGTTCCGGCATGGCGATCGCCGACCCGCACCGTCGTTCCACAATGGGTACAGTTGCTGTGGTAGTTGCTCATTCTGCCGACCCTGAATCTGCGTCCGAGCGATTGGATTCGTATGTTCTTCGGTCAGTGTATGGCAGAAGTTCCGCCTGCATTTCTTCGGCGCTCTGGTACCTGTCCTGTGTGCGACGAGCCATCGCACGTTCAATCACATTCGCCGGCCGGATCCACCGCCGGACAGCGTTCTGCCGGGGGAACAGGCGGCTCGTTGAGAATCTTCGCGATTCCTTCAGACGTGTCTACAAAGTCGTAT
Proteins encoded in this window:
- a CDS encoding serine/threonine-protein kinase; translated protein: MQDCAHPNIVPTYDFGQDGDKLFLASEFVAGSTLQGRIEEGPVTPREVAEWVAKIADAVYFAHERGIIHRDIKPHNILIDDRGEPQLTDFGLARRTDDESNLTLDGSVMGTPAYMSPEQHEVTMRKSDLRAISTAWGDPVQNC
- a CDS encoding formylglycine-generating enzyme family protein — its product is MNPDADGYRLPTEAEWEFAARGGTISEWWFGDNASDSVEFEWTNLNSDGRPHRVGTLKANPFGLHDMHGNVWEWCHDLWQGQPYVPGVEVMSGTPGSQVVSLNAYAASRGGAFDVPAEVGRSGYRGASPILRTDGHISFRVARTLPLPSAIVPE
- a CDS encoding SUMF1/EgtB/PvdO family nonheme iron enzyme, which gives rise to MSNGADPPAASVPFDRSQAEQYQEAWARFLEKPVRTTTSTGIPMCLIPPGDFVRGKTSEEIDSLMMAMEKKDLPDWCLSALSFELNQHRVAITPPFYIGTTEVTQAQFQQVMNSNPAGFAQSGTRKDDVVGLETSDFPVENVSWIDAVSFLIRLSHLDGLEPFTRSLKIRRGHCACEPGCRRISPADRGGMGICRSWRNHLRVVVWRQRV